The nucleotide window AGTTCTAGTCCTAATTATTCGGATTGATTCGGATAACTTCGGCTTTCGTAAAGAAAAAGAGGCCAGGCTCCTAAGTTCCCGAAAATAAAATTTGAGACGAATACCGTGGTTTCACACTGCGATCAATTTCTTCGGTGTATAAAGTCTGACTGGATCTATAGGGCAGTTCGGAGTACTGTAAATAATCCCTTATGATGGAAGTGATTGGAGTTTATGCTTACGAGAGGACGATATCTATCTAAAAACAATGTTGGCCCTTTCATGAACTTTATGTGTGACATGAATCGACAATCAACTTCACAATCTTCACAAAAGCCGCCGAGAATGAACGGAACCCAGCAAGGTGGACCCACAAATGCAGACTTGGCTAGTATCTTTGAATGCCCTGTGTGTTTCGACTATGTTTTGCCTCCAATTTATCAATGTAGTAGTGGTCATTTGGTTTGTTCAAACTGCCGCCCGAAATTATCGTGTTGCCCAACATGTCGTGGTCCTTTGGCAGGCATTCGGAATCTTGCGATGGAAAAAGTCGCTAATACAGTCTCTTTTCCTTGTAAATATGCATCAGCTGGCTGTGAAGTGAACTTGCCACACACTGAGAAAACAGAACACGAAGATTTTTGTGAATTTCGTCCGTATTCCTGTCCTTGCCCCGGGGCTTCTTGTAAGTGGCAAGGTTCTTTGGATTCGGTGATGCCCCATTTAATGCATGCCCATAAATCGATTACAACCTTGCAAGGAGAAGACATAGTGTTCTTAGCAACCGATATAAATCTTCCTGGAGCCGTTGACTGGGTGATGATGCAATCATGTTTCGGCCATCATTTTATGCTTGTACtggaaaagcaagaaaaaattgAAGGACTTCAACAGTTTTACGCCATTGTGCAGTTAATTGGAACTCGTAAACAAGCCGAAAACTTTGTCTATCGCTTGGAATTAAATGGTAATAGAAGACGGTTGGCTTGGGAAGCTACACCTAGGAGTATTCATGAAGGGATTGCTTCTGCTATTTTAAATAGTGATTGTCTTGTTTTTGATACAAATATTGCTCACTTGTTTGCGGACAACGGTAATTTGGGAATCAACGTTACTATTTCAATGGTTAGTTGAAGACAATGGCCGCTTCCTCTGcgttgctaaaaaaaaaacatcaatgaATAATTGGTGAAATTGTACATGCTTGTGCTTTAATTTGCGTTCCTTCCAAAGCAAAAATTATGTCCAAGCGAGACATCATCAGTTGAGCTCTCGGTTAtccgttttaaaatatttggatCAATATCAGTCAACAGAGATTTCTGAAAGTATCTACGAAAGTTTAACTCTGAGCTCTGTTTGACAAATCGTAACAATTTAGGACCGAGTGGTAACATTTTATGCTTATGCCACGCTTTTTTAATGAGGATTTGATCAGAGAAAATTTTAGAAAAGACCTAAATCTCTAACTTATCGTTATAACAGTagtatgtattttttttccccaaaatcaGGCATCCTAAGGTCTTTAAAGGTTGATGCTGCTTTTCCCAGGATATGCATATTATGAATGAAAAATTCTAGATTCAATAGTAAGACATGAATAATTACTATTAATGTAGTCCTTGTTAACTTTGGGTGATACTTTTCAACAGACTTTAGTCGTATGATCCATTTGTCTAGGCCTTATTTTCAGTGGAAAAGAGGTTTTGTGGATAACAATCGCTTGTTTATTTCAAGGTCCAGTTCAGATTTCTTCATAAATAAAGCATTAATTCTTGAACTTTGAATTTTAGTTTAGATTTTGTTCCCTAACACTGCATACTAGTCTAACATGTGTGAGTTTGGTATGGGTTCTTCATAAATTCGCaatatattatcattattattacatggAGTTAgcattattattacaataacgTTTCTTTAGTCGGCAACTCCAAGGGATGGTTGAGCTGACATTCCACTGTGATTGTTACTTGAAGAAGGGGAAAATCATCGAAGACGTTATGTCTGCGGTTTAACTGCACCAATTTGGCTAAAGGCAAATTGAAGAAATTTATTTCTCAGAATATTAATTTGTAATGCCCTTTTGGGTTGTACATCATTCATTGTTGGTTgccaataatttattgtttatGAGCAATGTTCCTTTTGGTATTAAGTTATTTTCTCTGGAATCAAAATTACTTTAATACATGATCTTTCATGTTTGTGTCAAATTACAgggttgtttttttgttcaattaaCAATATTTTCTGGTAGCCAAGTTTATTGGAGCTGTTTTATGTTTATCATAGTTAAAAGTATTGTCTCGTGTATCATATTTAAAGTATTGTGCAGATTATGGTCTCTAGAGCTGTGCTTTTGTGAAGcatatgaaataaaatgaacaaaattataCAGATCTGCAATCACAGCAGAACAATCTCTTTGATATccattaaaattatttcttatATCCTCTCCAGCAGAAAATCATTATTAAATTTTAGTGAAAACTCATCACTTCTTTTCTGAATTATTTGAAGAAACTCCAGAATACCCAGCCATTGGTGTTGACCTTTCAAAGGGAATgggaatgaaaacaaaggacaCAGTAGTTATTTTTCGAGAAGTGAATAAATGGCAGAGTATTCTGAAGTATGGCCAATAACTTGcacttttttcacattttttctgTAACGACTCATCTTCCTCTCAATATCTCTGTATCCATTTGCTAGTCCTTTTTTCAGGTAAGAAAAGGTCAAGCTACTTTCAGCaccaaaattttggttttatcaaatgagtagATAAACATTGAATTACcagcgtgaaagatttagaagcCTGACATTTGGAGTgctagccctttgtcagagcgaagggctaacgcccaaaacatcagctttctaaatctttcatggtgatAATTCagtcttatcaacttgtttgacaatgtgaatttttttttcactcttccACCTACGCAGTACCcaagtttctttacaaactagaaACCATTTACTTTCCCCACCCCCTAACTCCAAAACTATTTTCTACGCACATCAAAGATTATAATTTCTGTTAATTGCAATGCATCACCATCTCCAAACCTCAGAAAACAAGCTCTTCCTCTAAACATAATAAACCTCTGTCCCAAGCTATTACTACTCTTTTGATCAGggacaaattttaaagagcaAAGCCTGGGAATAAGCAAGATCTGTTTGAAGTGGTCACGACCTCATCACAGGGTGAAAACTTATATTTTGTGATTAAGATTTCCAGTCTTTGACGGCAAATCTTCAGGTATATCATGTCCGTGTGTAAGTCGAGAGCAATTCTGAGGTTTGAATTCAAGTTTTGTTCAAACTAGCGAGCGATGTTTGAATTAATGATTTCACATGTTAATATATTTCacctttcctttttaatttttaggaCATTAGCCTTGCTTCTCGGATTCCTGCGAATATGCAGTCACCCACAAAGAGGAAGGCGTAAGTACTGCACTCTACGAGAAGTTAAGAATTTGGAATAAGTGGAAGGAGAGATCTAAAGTGTATGCAAATTGCCTCTCTTCTATAGAACGCGtacgtcgtttttcagtcccgcggattttacgatgtcccgcgggtattgatcaTGGTGCCTGGTCATTTCGGGGTTTggatgccagacaagatgaatttagactaTCTGAGGCTTTACTGTGAATGTCAAAAatacgaggttatgaccatgtctgtagtaggtggtcagccaaaaaaaaaacacgcaaatgCCAGTTAAAAAGCAACAACACACATCAAACACTCTTTTCTAATCTCTGGTTATTACTACAGTAGTTAGGTTGTTCGTCAATTTGTTAACGCTTATACACTTATCATTGTCTTCCCTGTTGGTTGACCCCTGGGgaattgtttttcatgacaaaaaaccaaaaaaaccatTCAGAGCCCCTGAGTAaagggcataaaattaatgacaaaataTAACCCTTCCCTGGCCTAGGGGGAAGTATGAACACCCACAAAATAATACTTTTTATTATATGgaaaacccagtcctaggcaaatccctgtgctctgattggttctttctcggtcaggattttgcagtacggaccatttccatggaaacggtccaatccgtgtatttttgtttgggagcaaagccggcaaattcaaaatttacaaccaagacagcgaaaaaaaagtgtgaaaattgtcattcttcacattgaaactaccagcaggagctaaaaagattgaaatttttccgaaatttgaatgaagaagacgaacattttttaagtgcaagccaccggaagtgcattttactatcaggaacagagtgccatataataaactacttactaaccgagcttgctcggttagtaagagatTACACCGGTGATTTTGCTTGTTAAATTTTACTGTTGTGGTGTTTGATCGTAAATTTTAGGGAGCTTTATTGGGTATCCGAATACTTGATGAGTTATGTTTAAACAATCGTAACCTCGTACCAGGATTTTTCATAGAGCTCCAAAGACTTCCTTCTAGCCAGTACATGGACCAATGCTTTGAATATTTGTAATATATAATGTGATAGTTTGTCTAAAGACTGGTAATATTCAACCTGGCCAGTTTCAAACCATGGCAATTTAGAAATAGATGTCAAAGTAAAAATCATGTATGATATTGTTTATAAAATTAGCTGCTAAAACAGCAATATCTTTCTTATATGAGTGGGCCAGAATGTCAGGCATTCCCCTTGTCCTAAACTTTGATAGTTGTGTTTATGTTAGAGTAACTCTGTAACTCTGATTGAATTTTCCAATcaacaatcttggacaaaaagtATTGAAAAACTTGCTCTTCCCCGGAGAAGATGTGGGAAGGCTGACCCCTCTTTCAACCCACCAAGGCCGATATTTCAATTTGGTCTGTAGGGAACAGAAAAGAGACCAAGAACATTAAAGAAATTCAGCTTCCTTAGGAAAATGTGGTGAGCactgtgtcggtgggagagtgagtcatgaaaatttggttttatcaaacaagttgattaagTACCGGTTGAATTACCAACCTGAAAGATctggaaagctgacatttcaagtgttagccTTCCACCATTCACTCTGCCAAAGAGCTAacactcaaaatgtcagctttccaaatctttcgcATTGTTAATTCAGCCTttggtttgataaaaccaaattttcatgtcccAAAAGCGTTGCCGTGGGAGAAAGGTTGCAGGGGGGAGGAGGGAGGGGGTAGATAATTACTAATTCTATTTATCCAAAATACATATCCTGACCTAAAATATGAACATGAAAAGTAATTTTCTCATCCATTTTGTGCAAGATTGAGGTGGAAACCAAAATCTTCTGTGTGAACTTTTGTTGACCTCACTGGCTGAGGCCTTGATATCAAGTTTCACAGGATCAGTAAGCAAAGGCTTCATCCTTTATAAGGAGATTATGCCACAGTAGATGTTTACAACAAAAAGAGGATTGGCTCACTTTCTTCCAACATGATAAGTGAGAGCAATGAAAAGTTGATTTATTTCACACTGATTTAATGATTTTCACCAGTGAcctgaaaattgtcattctggGTGATGCAAGTGTGGGAAAAACATCACTGATTCAACGATACCTTGAAGGAGTTTTTACCCAAGACCATACAAGTGTGAGTGTTTTTTGCCATTTATTGCTAGCCTGTTGCAGTGCAAGAGCATTGTGGTATAAAGACTTAAAGTACTTAAAGTAAACCCTGTCCTTTGATCTTTCTTTCCTTCAAAGCCAAGTGGAAGTGCTTGCTATGTAGGATAGACTCAAGACAAAGTTTTATTTAGAGACCACTTTCATTAATGGCAGAGTATTAGTTATTCCTTTGttaatgttaattagacctactggcctcactttgctCCAAATACATTTTTCGATGTATTTTAGTATTTTAGTattacatatttttatttttttacacttTTCTTTGGCGGGTCCACATCAGCTTTTAAGGTACCTTTTTCGACCCGcctaaacaaataaataatatttatgtatgtatgtatgtatgtaaatgGCAGTGAGGTAAgtataaggcttattagcattgaaacaaGTGAAAAGTCAGTTTGATCcacattatgaaagaggtctatttgttattttttttcattcccttCTGTCTTATCTCTTATTAGCCTGATGGGGGTGTTTTGAAGTCGTGTAGCCATttagttcacataatattcatatcattcctttcacgggtatgatgaattcaacaaattggcctgctcccaacatttcggtcttcatagctcagttggtagagcactgcagcgctaacgcagaggccatgggatcgattcccgttgaagccccgaaaacatttttcgggcttaattgcgattgcttaaatggCAGtcacaactgcaatgatcacaccttcatttcatttgtatgtccgcagttcacgtAATATTCATACCGTatatttcattcctttcacgggtacgatgaattcagcaaattggcctgctcccaaggtatgggtcttcatagctcagttggtagagcactgcacagcgctaacgcagaggccatgggttcaaatcccgttgaagccccaaaaacatttttcaggcttaattgcgattgcttaaatggcaatcacaactgcgatgatcacaccttcatttcatttgtatgtccacagttcacataatattcatataattttatttaattcctttcacgggtacgatgaattcaacaagcctgctcccaacgtatgggtcttcatagctcagttggtagagcactgcaaccctaacgcagaggccatgggtttgaatcccgttgaagccctgaaaacatttttcgggcttaattgcgattgcttaaatcgcaatcacaagtgcgatgatcacaccttcatttcactTTCATTACCATCACCTAGTGCCCTGTTAGGTTTAAGCCTGAAATATCTGTTTGGAATATTGAGATTTGTGTTTGTGTCTGGGTTATTTCTAAGGTTCCAGTTGGGTTACTGCTTGTGTCTTCTTTCAAATTGTGGCGGTTAAGTGAAAGCTATATTTACAGTGAAAGATCTAGTTTTCAGACACTCCACTGAAATAGTCTCAAAGCAACCAAATGAGTCAAATAATCCCATCATAATAAGAATCCCAACAGGCAGGAGCGACTACCTGGAACTTGTGATCAGAGTGGGATTGGATTTCCAGTCTTGCCTACATACCACTTGGCCATGCTGTCTTCTTGGGAGAAAAGTCTACTTTATTCCTTCCTATTTATTCCTTTATTAGAATTTGTTATCATAATTTAATCAATTTttattagtataatttcagagttGAGGAGCGAGttttcagcaatctgattggttgagcgattcgtactatggcgttatattcaccgcgtagcgtGGTGAATATAACTCtcaaccttttgtttttaaaaacgAAATGGCTGCCAGCCAATTTGCCCAAGTTTCCGATGAGGAAATATCcgatatgaaaatgaaaaaaatgagtTCTCTGTTCTTCAattctgaaattatactaaaacaattatataTGCCTCAGGCtcagtgaatattggtgaatatatACCTCGCCTCTGGCTCGGTAAATATTCCCCAATATTCACTTGGCCATCGGCGAATACAGTTgctaaatataattattatatctaCAGACTATTGGAGCTTGTTTCTCTTTAAAGCAGTGGGGACCTTACAATGTGGCTATCTGGGTGAGTAACACAAGTTGGAAGCAAGATCTTTTGGACTGACTTTTTATGCTAAGAATAGAATGGTTCTCTTTCACAACCACGAAGAATAGATTATAAAATTACTGATGTAAAATTGACAACATTCAGATCCAAGTGACAAGTTTTGGTGGGATTTGACTATTCATTGTAGTAAATTCCTGTGAATGACTGTTGCCAGGGAATGATGTGCCACCATCCTGATGGACAATCTCGGCTCATCCTTCATATGGCATAACTCACTGTGAGAATTAGATTCCACAAAAAGAATTAATGTCCATTGGGCTGGATTTGGTTACTTCTTTCCATATTCACAGGACTCTAACGCATGCCAGGATTGGATAACCAAGACTGATTGAGGAAGGCAAATGCTTGACGTTGTCAGTGATATGTCAATTGCAAGCAGATTTCTAATTTGTCAAAAAGCATAATATTTGGAATACATAATATTATCTAAAGCCCCATTCACACATTCAACACTTAAACCTGTTTAAGAGCTGTTTATTTAAACAAGgtttaaaataatattgttttcttcTTAAATGATTACTGTGACTGACATCTGTCATGTACAAGAATGAGTTTAAATATAAGCACATTATGTAAAATTTACCTCAATGAGAATATATTAACCAGTGCCTCAGTCCTGTTTGGCTAAGTTTAACAAAATGGCGAATGTGTTGTTGGTGTGAATGGGggataagaaaagaaagaagatatttcaaaatggaaaatgcCACACTTCATGATTTTGAaatgtctttcaaataagcattatttattttttacttcataggcactttcaCTTTCCATTAAATGCAGTAACAATTCAGTGGCAAGGCAATAATCCTCAAATGGAATACTTGAGGGGCATCCACCTTTCTTCCCCATATTGTTTTACCATTTGGTTGTTAATTTAGTATTCTACATGGCATTTATTTTGTGAAGAAATGTgttctaaataataataatattgctgcATTTGGTTATAGTTTCTTAATACTCATTTATCCAATCCCATTTCCATTTAGGACACTGCAGGTGAAGAGAGGTTTTCTGGTTTGTCATCATTTTATTGCAGAGGGGCTTCTGCAGCCATAGTAGCATATGATATAACACAAGGAGAATCTCTGAAAGCTCTTTATGAACGTCACTTGCAACTGCTAGAATACGCTGAACCAAAATGCTTGATTGTGGTTGTTGGGACCAAAGCAGATCTTGTTACAAACAGAAcaagacaagttgcacggactGTGGGTGAAACATTAGCCT belongs to Acropora muricata isolate sample 2 chromosome 9, ASM3666990v1, whole genome shotgun sequence and includes:
- the LOC136929617 gene encoding E3 ubiquitin-protein ligase Siah1-like, whose translation is MLTRGRYLSKNNVGPFMNFMCDMNRQSTSQSSQKPPRMNGTQQGGPTNADLASIFECPVCFDYVLPPIYQCSSGHLVCSNCRPKLSCCPTCRGPLAGIRNLAMEKVANTVSFPCKYASAGCEVNLPHTEKTEHEDFCEFRPYSCPCPGASCKWQGSLDSVMPHLMHAHKSITTLQGEDIVFLATDINLPGAVDWVMMQSCFGHHFMLVLEKQEKIEGLQQFYAIVQLIGTRKQAENFVYRLELNGNRRRLAWEATPRSIHEGIASAILNSDCLVFDTNIAHLFADNGNLGINVTISMVS
- the LOC136929214 gene encoding ras-related protein Rab-20-like; translation: MQSPTKRKADLKIVILGDASVGKTSLIQRYLEGVFTQDHTSTIGACFSLKQWGPYNVAIWDTAGEERFSGLSSFYCRGASAAIVAYDITQGESLKALYERHLQLLEYAEPKCLIVVVGTKADLVTNRTRQVARTVGETLALEQNEKKGRPRNSFSVDPFFETSAKTGENVEKVFEFILQTCLPLDDSETARKSIRKTSGVDLEQMPSKHLCEDSRRKCCQH